The Deltaproteobacteria bacterium DNA segment CAGCTCCTCACCCAGGATCGAGAAGATGAAGTCGGTGTGGGCCTCGGGCAGGAAGAAGAGCTTCTGTCTTCCGTCGCCCAGGCCCAGGCCGGTGACGCCCCCGGCCCCGATGGAGATCAGGGACTCGGCCACCTGGTAGCCGGCGTCGTCGCGGGTGGCCCAGGGATCGAGGAAGGCCAGCACCCGCCGCATCCGGTACGGGGTGGCGACCACGAGGTAGACCGCCGCGGGCACGGCCATCATCGCCGCGAGGCCGAGGTAGCGCATCCGGGTGCCGGCGAGGAAGAGGAGCACGCCCACCACGAAGGAGAGGGTGACGGCGGTGCCGAAGTCGGGCTGCATCAGGATCAGGAGGATCGGGATGCCGGCGAGGAGCCCGGGGCCCAGGAAGCCGCCGCCGAGGGAGCGCACCTTGTCGTCCCCCTTTCGGGAGAGGGTCCAGGCCAGGTAGAGGACCACGGCCGGCTTGGCCACCTCGGAGGGCTGGAAGGAGAGCACGCCCAGCCGCACCCAGCGGGTGGCGCCGTTGGCGGTGACGCCGATCCCCGGCAGGAAGACCAGGCAGAGCAGCGCGATGGCGACGAGGAGGGCGAGGGGTGCCAGGTGCCGCAGGCGCTCGCTGCCGAGCTGGATGCAGGCCAGCATGGCCATCAGGCCGATGCCCGCGGCGCCCAGCTGCGCGAGGAGGTAGCGCAGCGGCTCGCCGGTGCGGTGCTCCGCCGCGACCGCGCTGGCGGAGTAGACCATCACCAGCCCGATGCCGGTGAGGAGCAGGAACGCCCAGAGGAGGACGGGATCGACGCGGCGGGTGCTCATGGGAGGGCCTCCACCAGCTCGCGGAAGCGCTGACCCCGGACCTCGTAGTTCGGGAACTGATCGTAGGAGGCGCAGGCCGGGGAGAGCAGGACGGTCTCCCCCGCGCCCGAGAGCTCGCGGGCTCGCTCCACCGCCGCCTCGAGGGTGCCGACGATCTCCGCCGGGCCGTGGGTCACCTCGCGCAGGGCCTCGACCAGGGCAGGCCCCTCCTCGCCGATGCCGAGCACCGCCTTGAGGCGCCCGCGCCCGGCCGCCGCCAGGGGGGCGTAGGAGGCGCCCTTGCCCCGCCCGCCGGCCACGAGGATCACGCCCGCGGCGAAGGCCGAGAGGCCGGTGACGGCGCTGTCGACGTTGGTGGCCTTGGAGTCGTTCACCCACTCCACGCCGCCGTGCGTGCGGACGGACTCGAGGCGGTGGGGCAGCCCGCCGAAGCGCTGCAGGCCCAGCTCGATCGCGCCGGGGCGCAGGCCCATCAGGCGCCCGGCCAGCACCGCCGCGGCGGCGTTGGCCTCGTTGTGGGGTCCGCGCAGGGCGGGGTTCTCCAGCCGGTAGCGCTCGACGGCGCCGTCCCCGGCCTGGAAGACCACCCTGCCCTCCTCGATCGAGGCGCTGGCGGGGCGGCCGGCCCCGTGGACGAAGAGGTGGGTGGCGCAGGGCGCCGCCTCCGCCATGGCGGCGGTGTGGGCGTCGTCGCCGTTCAGCACGAGGGCGTCGCCCGCCTCGGCGCTGCAGCGCTCGAAGATGCGGGCCTTGGCCGCCGCGTAGCCCTCCATGTCGCCGTGACGATCGAGGTGATCGGGCGTCAGGTTGAGGACCACCGCCACCCTCGGATGGAAGTGCCGGACGGTCTCGAGCTGGAAGCTGGAGACCTCCAGGACGATGGCGTCGAAGCGCTGCCCGCAGAGGGTGGCCTCGCTGGCCGGCCGGCCGAGGTTGCCACCGACGAAGACCTTCTGGCCGGCCGCGGTGAAGAGCTCCCCGAGGAGGGCCGTGGTCGTCGACTTGCCGTTGGTCCCCGTGAGGGCGACCACCGGCGTGCCGGTGAAGAAGGAGGCCGCCAGCTCGAGCTCGCCGAGGATGGGCACGCCGGCCTCGCCGGCGGCGCGAAGCTCGGGGATGCCCGAGGGGACGCCGGGAGAGACGACGATCAGATCCGCCTGCCGGAAGTCCTCGACCTCGTGCCGGCCGAGGACGAGCTCGACCGCCGCCAGCGCCGGATCGGCGGGCGCGTCGCTCTCTCTCGCGTCGGTCGCCTTCACGCTGGCGCCCTCGCGCAGGCAGAGCTTCGCCGCAGCCTGGCCGGAGCGGCCCCAGCCGACCACCAGCACCTTCAGGCCCTCGAGGGCGTAGGGCGGCCCGTAGTGGAGGGTCGTCGTCACCGCAGCTTCAACCCCGCGAGCGCGATCAGCGCGAACATGATGGAGATGACCCAGGCCCGGACGATGATCTTGGGCTCCTGCCACCCCTTGAGCTCGAAGTGGTGGTGGATGGGCGCCATCCGGAAGACCCGCTTGCCGGTGAGCTTGAAGGAGCCCACCTGCACGATCACCGAGAGGGCCTCGAGCAGGAAGAGGCCGTGGACGATGGCGCTCACCAGCTCGTTCTTGGTGAGGATGGCCAGCGTGCCCAGCCCGCCGCCGAGGGCCAGGGAGCCCACGTCGCCCATGAAGACCGAGGCGGGATAGGTGTTGTACCAGAGGAAGCCGATGCCAGCGCCGGCCAGGGCCGCGCAGTAGACCGAGAGCTCGGAGGCGCCGTCGATGTGCGGGATGTAGAGGTACTCGGCGAGGTTGAAGCCCGAGAGCACGGTGCCCGCGACGTAGGCCAGCACCAGCCAGGTCATGGCGGCGACGATCGAGGGGCCGATGGCCAGGCCGTCGAGGCCGTCGGTGAGGTTCGTGCCGTTGGCGGTGCCGACGATCACCCCGAGGGCGAGGAAGGGGTAGAGCCAGCCGAGGTCCGGGTTGAAGAGGTGCGTGCCGACGAAGGGCAACGCCACGTGGGTGTCGATCCCGTAGCCGACCAGCACCCAGGGGAACTCGGAGACCACCGTCAGATCGAGGTCGGTGTTGAAGATCAGGAGGAAGAGCCCGGCGAGGCCGAACTCCAGCGCCAGCCGCATCTTCCCCGAGAGGCCCTTGGACTTGTTGCGGAACTTGGTCCAGTCGTCGAGGAAGCCGATGACCCCGAAGGAGAAGGTCACCATCACCACCGTCCAGACCAGCCGCGAGCGGAGGTCGGCCCAGAGCAGGGTCCCCAGGAGGAGGGAGATGAGGATGAGCACGCCGCCCATCGAGGGGGTGCCCTGCTTCTCCTGGTGCGACTCGGGGGTGTCCTCGCGGACCGTGTCCTTGCCGTGCTGAGCGACCCGCAGCTGCCGGATGAACCAGGGGCCCAGGAAGAGGGAGACCATCAGGGCGGTGAGGCCGGCCATGGTGATCCGGAAGGAGGGGTAGCGCAGGACGTTCAGGAGCGGCCAGGCGTCCACGTAGGGGTAGAGGAGGTTGTAGATCATGCGCTCACCTCCTCCTCGAGCAGCGCGACGATGCGCTCCATCCGCATCCCGCGGCTCCCCTTGACCAGGACCACGTCGCCCTCTCGCGCCGCGCCGAGCGCGGCGGCGGCCTCCGCGGGCTCCTCGGTGTGTTGGCAGGCCTCGAGCCCGCCCTCCCGGGCGGCCGCGGCGGTGGAGGCCGAGAGGGGACCGAAGGCGACCAGCCCCTCCAGCCCGGCCCGGGCGGCGAGCGCGCCCAGCTCACGGTGGTGGGCCTCGGCGTGCGGGCCCAGCTCGAGCATGTCGCCGAGGGCGGCGAAGACCCGACCCCCGCCGCCGGGCGTGAGCGCGGCCAGCGCGGTGGCGGTCTGGAGGGCGGCGCCCATCGAGACGAGGTTCGCGTTGTAGCAGTCGTCCAGCAGGATGGCCCCGCCGCGGGTGGTGGTCCGTCGCAGCCGGCGCCCCACCGGCTCGACCGCGCCGAGCGCCACCGCCGCAGCGGCGAGGTCGGCGCCGAGCGCCCGGGCCACGGCCAGGGCGGCGCAGGCGTTGAGGGCGTTGTGGCTGCCGAGGAGGCCGAGCTCGAAGGTGAGGGTCTCGGCGCCGCCGACGCGGACGGTCACCCGCTGGCGGCCGCCGGCGAGGGTCTCCACCTCCAGGAGGCGCAGGTCGGCGTCCGCGGCCCGGCCGAAGGTCTGGAGCGCGAGCCCGCGCGTCCGCGCGGCCTCCCGGGCCAGGGGCAGGAGCAGGGCGTCGTCGGCGTTGGCGAGGGCCACCGCGCCTGCGGGCAGGCCCTGGTAGAGCTCGGCCTTGGCCCGGGCCACGCCCTCGAGGCTGCCGAGCCCCTCGAGGTGCACGCCCGCGGCGTTGGTGACCAGGCCCAGGGTGGGCTCGGCGATCTCGGTGAGCCGGGCGATCTCCCCGGGCGCGTTCATCCCCATCTCCACGACCGAGAAGGCGTGCGCCTCGCCGAGGGAGAAGAGGGTGAGGGGGACGCCGATGAGGTTGTTGAGGTTGCCGGTGGTGGCGTGCCCCGCCCCCAGGCTGGCGCCGAGGGCGGCCGCCGTGAGGGCCCGGGTGGTTGTCTTGCCGTTGCTGCCGGTGATGGCCACCAGGGGGAGGCCGGCGAAGCGCCGCCGGTGGTGGCGGGCCAGGTCACCCAGCGCCCGCTCGGTGTCGGGGACGAGGAAGAGGGAGAGGGCGGAGGGGGCGTCGGCGAGCTTCGGGTGCCCCGCGCGCACCACGGCGCCGGTGGCGCCCCCTTGCGCGGCCGTCGCGAGGAAGTCGTGACCGTCGAAGCGCTCGCCCTCGAGGGCGACGAAGAGCTGGCCTTCCGAGAGGCTGCGGGTGTCGGTGGAGACCGCGGCGAAGGTCGCGGGCGCAGCGCTGCCCTCGCCCGCCCGGTGGCTGGCCCCGGTGGCGTCGATCACCTCGCTCGTCGTGAAACCGTCTCGCTTCAATCCGTTGCTTCCTGTTGCACCCCTGGGTGTCATCTCCTCGTTCGACTGCATGTGCACTTCGCGTTCCGGGCCCGGGATCTCGCGGATCCGCCCGGATCTTCAGCCCTCCGCGCCTCCTCCGCGTGTCCCCGGCGCCACAGGGCTGCGGCTCTCGGGGGCCACGGTGAGGAGGGCCGAGGCCGCCACCTTCGCGTCGTCGAAGGGGAGCTTCCGGTCTCCGATCAGCTGATAGGTCTCGTGCCCCTTGCCGGCGATGAGCAGGACGTCGCCCGGCCCGGCCAGGCCCGCGGCCTGCTCGATGGCGCGGCGGCGGTCGGCCTCGACCTGGTGCTCGCAGCCGACCGGCAGGCCCGGCAGGATCTCGGCGATGATCGCCTCGGGGTCCTCGCTGCGGGGGTTGTCGGAGGTGACGACCACCCGGTCGGCGCGCGCGGCGGCGGCGGCCATGAGGGGGCGCTTGCCCCGGTCCCGGTCGCCGCCGCAGCCGAAGACCACCACGATCCGGGCGGAGGGCGGCGAGAGGAGGCGCAGCCCCTCGATGACGCGGAGGAGGGCGTCGTCGGTGTGGGCGTAGTCGACGAAGGTGTGGCGGGGCGCGGTGCCGGCCCGGGGGTCGGCGACCCGCTGCAGGCGCCCGGGCGGGCCGGGGAACGCGGCGATGCCCTCGCGGATCTGCTCGCCGCTGATCCCCAGGGCCTCGGCGGTGGCGGCGGCCGAGAGGAGGTTGGCGAGGTTGTGGCGGCCGACCATCTCGGAGCGGATCGGCAGGGCGCCCGTGCGCGGCAGGTGGAGGGTGGCGCGGATGCCCTCGAGGCCGAGGCGGATCTCGGAGGCGAAGGCCGCCGCGCCCTCGGCGGGCTCGTCGGTCGCGCTGGTGCCGACGGGCTCGAGCCCGCGCTCGGCGAGCTCGGTGTGGAGGCGGCGGCCCCACTCACCGTCGAGGGAGACGACGGCGGCGGCCCCCGGCTCCAGGTGCTCGTGGAAGAGCCGCGCCTTGGCCTGGAAGTAGCTCTCGAGATCCGGGTGGTAGTCGAGGTGATCGCGGGAGAGGCCGGTGAAGACCGCGGCCCGGAAGCGGCAGCCCTCGACCCGGCGCTGATCCAGGGCGTGGGAGGAGACCTCGAGCACGGCCAGCTCGGTGCCCGCCTCGACCATCTCGGCCAGGAGGGGCTGGAGGATCTCGGGCCCCGGGGTGGTGTGGGTCGCGGGGCGCTCGATCCCGGCGAAGCGGAAGGCGACCGTCCCGACCAGCCCGCTGGGCCGACCCGCGGCCCGGGCGATGGACTCGAGGATCCAGCTGACCGTGGTCTTGCCGTTGGTGCCGGTGATGCCCACCAGGGGCAGGCGCTCGGCGGGGCGGCCCGCCAGGTTCGCCGCGGCCTCGGCCAGCGCCGCCCGGCCGTCCTCGACCCGCAGCACCGCGACCCCCTCGGCCTGATCGGGGGAGAGGGCCGGCGCCGCCTCCTCCCGCTCGAGGGCGAGGAGGGTGGCGCCGCGGGCGAGGGCGTCGGCGAGGAAGTCGTGGCCGTCGGCCTGGCTGCCGGGGACCGCGAAGAAGCCCACGCCGGGGCCGGCGGCCCGCGAGTCGGTGGTCACCTTCCCGATCTCCAGGCCAGCGAGGACGGAGCCCTCCGCCCCGGCCAGCCGCCGGTGCTCGATTCCCTGCATGAGATCGGGGAGCAGCACGTCAGCCTCGGGGTGCAAGCACGAGCTCCACGGGGGTGCCCGGTCCGGCCACGGTGCCCGGAAGGGGGTTCTGGTTCAGGACGATGCCCGAGCCGCTGGGGCGCGGCTCGAGCTTGCGCTCGGCCAGGAGGTCGATGGCCCGCAGCAGATCCATCCCCCGGGCGTCGGGCACGAGGGTCTTGCCCTCGGGCGGCGCGACCAGGCCCATGGGCAGGAGCGCGGTCATGGTCTCGGGGGCCTCCTCGGCGGGCTCCGGGGCGGCCTCGGCCACCGCCGGGAGGGGCTCGGTGGCCGGCACGCCGAGGTAGCGCAGGCTGTCCTCGGCGATCTCGCGGAAGGCCGGGCCGGCGACGACGCCGCCGTACTTCACGCCCTGCGGCTCGTCGATGACCACCAGGATGGTCAGGCGCGGCGCCTTCGAGGGGACGAAGCCGACGAAGGAGCCCACCCGGGCGTCGGGGGAGTAGCCGCCGATCAGGGGGTCGGGCTTCTGGGAGGTGCCGGTCTTGCCCGCGACCGTGAAGCCGGGCACCGCGGCCCGCGGGCCGGTGCCGCCGGGCCGGGCGACGTCCTCCATCATCCGGGTCAGGGCCTGGGTGGTGGCCTCGGAGAAGACCCGGCGCTCGAGGCGCGGGCCGCTCTCGATGACCTCGCCGTCGGCGGTCTCGATCCGCGAGACCAGGTAGGGCCGGAAGTAGTTGCCGCCGTTGGCGACCACCGAGGCCGCCGTCACCACCTGCAGGGGGGTGACCGCCGGGCCCTGGCCGAAGGACATGGTCGCCAGCTCGACCGGGCCGATCTTCCCGCGCTGGAACATGATGCCGGTCTGCTCGCCGGGGAGCTCGATCCCGCTGCGCCGGCCGAAGCCGAGGGACTCGAGGGTGTCGAGGAGGCGGTCGGGCCCGAGCATCGCGCCGATCTTCGCCGCGCCGATGTTCGAGGAGGTCGAGAGGATCTCGGAGACGGTGAGGGTCTTCTCGGGGTGGCTGTCGTGGATCGTCCGGCCGGCGAGCCGCATCGCCCCGCCCTCGGTGTCGATGACCGTGCGCGGTCCCACCAGGCCCGCCTCGAGGGCCGCGCCGAGGGTGAAGATCTTGAAGGTGGAGCCCGGCTCGTAGACGTCGGTGATGGTCCGGTTCCGGCGGCTGTCGCGGCTCGAGGCGCCGGCGTCGTTGGGGTTGTAGGTGGGGTAGCTGGCCATCGCCAGGAGCGCGCCGGTCTGCGGATCCATCACCAGGGCCATGCCCGCCTTGGCCTCGGCCTCCTTCACCGCCCGCTGCAGCGCCCGCTCGGTGATCCACTGGATGGTGCGATCGAGGGTGAGGGTCACCCTGCCGACCGAGGCGGTGGCCTCGTCGAAGGGATCGTCCTGGAGCAGGCGGCGGCCCCGGGCGTCCCGCAGCGCCGAGGCCGAGGCGCGCTGGCCGCGGAGGCGCCCGTCGAGGGAGAGCTCGAGCCCCTCGAGGCCCTTGCCGTCGATCCCGACGAAGCCCAGGACCTGCGCGGCCAGCTCCCGGTGAGGCGCGAAGCGCCGCGACTCGCCGACCAGGCGAACGCCCGGCAGCCCGAGGGCCTCGACGGCGCGGGCCTCGGCCGGCGGGATGCGCCGCTTCACCCAGGAGAAGTAGCGCCCCTTCGAGAGGCGCGCCTCGACCCGGGAGGGATCGAGGTGGAGCGCCCGGGCCAGCTGGCGGGCCGCGGCCGGGAGGTCGGGGAGCTTGCTCGGATCGACCGCCACCGACTCGACGTCCACCGAGAGGGCGAGGGCCTCGCCGTTGCGATCCTCGATCCGGGCACGCTGGTTCTGGACCACGACCTCGCGCAGCGTCTGGCTGCGCGCCATCTCGGAGAGGCGCTCGTGCTGGAGGACCTGCAGGTCCACCGCCCGCCAGGCCAGGGCGATCAGGCCGAGGCTCAGCACGACCCCCACGATCGCGACCCTCGCCCGCATCCAGGAGAGGGCCACCCGGTTGTCGGCCTTCTTCCGCCCGTCCCTGGAGCGGCTCTTCCCGGCGGGCCTAGCCATCCCCTCGGGCCTCGACGGCCGCCGGGGTGTCGCGGCGGGCGACCTTGGTGGGCGCGTTCGCCGGCTCGCGCACGACGGTGACCTCGCTGGCGCCCGGGGCGCGCATGCCCAGCTCCTGGCGGGCGATGCGCTCGATCCGGGCCGGCGCCTCGAGGGTCGCGACCTCCAGGTGCAGGCGCTCGTTCTCTCGCTGGAGGACCCGCTGCTCGCTGGTGGCCTGGGAGATGGCGTAGCCGATCCGCAGCCCCTCGATCCGCAGCCAGGTGTGGAAGAGGCCGGCCGCCGAGAAGGAGGCGACGATGAGGATCGCCGCGATCACCGGCAGGAGCTCGATGCGGCGCCGGGGCTCAGACATCGCTCACCTCCAGCCACTCGAGGGCGCGCAGGTGGGCCGAGCGGGCCCGGGGGTTGCGGGCGATCTCGTCCGCGTCGGGCTCGAGGCCCTTGCGGGTGAGCAGGCGGCCGCGGGCGACCTTGCCGCAGGCGCAGACCGGGAAGTCGGGGGGGCAGGTGCAGCCCCGGGCCAGCTCCCGCAGGGCCTGCTTCACCGGCCGGTCCTCGAGGGAGTGGAAGGAGAGGAAGGCCGCCCGCCCGCCGGTGCGCAGCACCGAGGGGAGGCTCGCCAGGAGGGCCTCGAGCTCGGCGAGCTCGTCGTTGACCCAGATCCGCAGGGCCTGGAAGGTGCGGGTGGCCGGGTGGATCCGGCGGCCCCGCTTGCCCCCGGAGCGCCCGGGGGGCACGAGGCCGGCGACGAGCTCGGCGAGGCGCCGGGTGCCGGTGAGCTCACCCTCCTCGAGGGCGGCGAGGATGGCCCGGGCGATCTTCCGGGAGGCCTTCTCGTCGCCGTAGCGCCAGAGCACGCCGGCCAGGGTGTCGGTGTCGACCGCGGCGAGGCGCTCGGCGAGGGAGGCGCTGCGGGTCTGGTCCATCCGCATGTCGAGGGGCCCGTTCTCCTGGAAGGAGAAGCCGCGGGCGGCGACGTCGAGCTGCGGGGAGGAGACCCCCAGGTCGGCGAAGAGGGCGTCGACCCGCCCTCCCCGTCCGGCGAGGATCGCCCCGGCCTCGGAGAAGGGGGCGTGCACGAGGGTGAGGCGGGGCTCGTCACCGAAGCGGGCGCGGGCCGCCTCGATCGCGTCGCGATCGCGATCGAGGGCGATGACCTCGGCGCCGGTGGCCAGGAGCAGGGCGGTGTGCCCGCCGCGGCCGAGGGTGCAGTCGAGGGCGCGCTTGCCCGGGCCGAGGACCGGCTCGAGCAGCGCGCGCACCTCGGCCTCCATCACCGGATGGTGTCCGTGAGGTGCGTTTGCGCTCGATGCCATCAGCTCGGTTACAGCAACAGCGGGCATGTCTCGATCAAGTGAGAGAAAGGCGCCCCGGATCGGTCCACACCCGGAGACGCCCACCGGTTCAGTTCATCTGCGGGACCCAGCTTCCACTCGCGCCGGCAACAAGATCGTAGGAGCGTTGCATTCGCTGTGCGCCGTGCGCCACGCAAGCGAGCTCCGGGGTGTCGAAGATCTGGAAGAGCTCGTCGACACCGGTGAAGCGCAGGATCTTCTCGAGGTAGCCCGAGAGCCCCGCCAGGAAGAGCGCGCCGCCGCTGCGGTGCAGCCGGCCCGCGCGCTCCACCAGGACCCCGAGGGTCATGTAGTTGATGTGATCGACCTCGGTGAGATCGAGGACGAAGCGCGTCTGACCCTGGCGCAGGCTCTCCGAGATGACGTTCTTCACGCGCACCATCTCGGAGTGGTTGATGTCGCCCTCGGGGGTGATGACCACCACACCAGTTCGGGTCTCGATTCTCGGCATGAGCTTTCCTCGCTTCAGATCTCGAGGTCGAGATCGGCGATGGCGGCCTGAACCTCGGCCGGGTCGAAGGACTGCGCGTCGGGAGTCCACTTGTCGCGGGCCCAGAGCTCGATGAAGGAGAGCTGGCCCACGAAGACGATCTCGCGCTCGAAGCCCGCGTAGGACCGGAGCGGAGGGGGGATGAGGATGCGGCCGTGGCGGTCGGCCGAGATCTCGTGGGCCCGGCCGATCAGGGCGCGCTTGACGGTCCGGACCCGCTGGTCCATCGAGGGCAGGGCGGCGAGCTTGCGCTCGAGCTCCTCCCAGGCCTGCAGGGGGTAGAGCAGGAGGCAGGCGTCGAGGCCTGCGGTCGCCACCAGCCGGTCCGATCCCCCCGTCGAGAGCTGCTCTCGGAAGGACGCCGGGAGGCTGGTCCGCCCCTTCGGGTCGATGGCGTGCTCGAATTCCCCCCTGAACATGCGGAATTCCTTGACCTCTTTGCTCCCCGGGAGGCGCTCACCGCTCCGCTCCCGATCCCATCTATGACACTTGATCCCACTTCATACCACTCTAGGCCGCGATACTGCCCGCGGGGGGGGACCCGGTCAAGCTTTTTTCCAAGTTTTTCCGGGCGTTTGCGCCTCTCGAACAGGATCACCACGGGTTGGGGTCCCGTGATACAGGTTCCACAATATGTAGTGCCACAAGATGTAGGGAGATACCCGATGGTGCGTACCCTCTCCGACACCTGAATGGGTCATTTAACCCATTTTCGGGTCTCCGGCGTCCCGGCGCTTGACCCGGCCCCGGGGGATGATGACCATGCCGCCCATGGACGAGCTTCCGGTCGCTCTGCTCACGGCTCGCGCTCGCGCCAGCGAGGCGGCCCCCGAGCCCTTCGATCTGGAGGCGGCCGAGGGTCTGCGCCGGGTGCTGGGGGACCTCTTCCTCGAGACCCGCCCCCTCCTCCTGCGCCTGCCGGCACGGGGGAGCATCGAGCCCTCCCTGAAGACGGTCCTGGAGGAGGCCCTGGGCCGGGTGGCCCGCTCCTACGAGGCCCTCTGCGCCCACCGCGAGGAGAGCCCCTCCCTCCTGCCGGTGCTGCAGGCCCTGAAGCGCTCGCTGGAGCTGGAGGCCCGGGCGCTGGAGGCCGGGCTGGCCGGTGACCGGAGCGCGGCCCTCGAGCACGAGGCCGGGGCCCGGGAGCTGCTCGAGCGGGCCCGCAGCGGCTCCGAGGCCGAGGCCGGCGAGCCCGCCCGCTCGGTCGTCTTCGACCGGGTCACCGGGCGCTCCCGCTACGACGCCAGCGAGGAGCCGGATCTCACCTACCCCCTGCGCTGCCCGCAGGAGAGCTGCGGCGAGCCCGGCCGCTACCCCCTCGCCGCCTCGGTCTCCACTCACCGGCTGACCTGCCGGGCCTGCGAGCTGCCGATGACCGCCTACGTCGGGGTGGTCGAGTCGGCGAAGGCCGAGCGCAGCACCCAGTCCACCGCGCACGAGGTGCGGACCAGCGACTTCGACGGCACCGGCCGCACCCTGCGCTTCGAGGAGGCGTCGGGTCCGGCGCCCCTCGAGCTGGGCGAGAAGGACCTGGTCGTCGTCCTCTACGACGACGACGATCGCCTCTGCATCGTGAAGAACATGACCCGGGGCGGCGAGGTCTGGGTGGCCCCCCGCTCCCGCTGCTTCGTCGTCGCCGCGGCCACCTCCCCCGACGCCCCCGAGGTGCGCACCCTGCGCGCCTTCCGCGAGGCC contains these protein-coding regions:
- a CDS encoding STAS domain-containing protein, with the protein product MPRIETRTGVVVITPEGDINHSEMVRVKNVISESLRQGQTRFVLDLTEVDHINYMTLGVLVERAGRLHRSGGALFLAGLSGYLEKILRFTGVDELFQIFDTPELACVAHGAQRMQRSYDLVAGASGSWVPQMN
- the mraZ gene encoding division/cell wall cluster transcriptional repressor MraZ, with the translated sequence MFRGEFEHAIDPKGRTSLPASFREQLSTGGSDRLVATAGLDACLLLYPLQAWEELERKLAALPSMDQRVRTVKRALIGRAHEISADRHGRILIPPPLRSYAGFEREIVFVGQLSFIELWARDKWTPDAQSFDPAEVQAAIADLDLEI